The window CTTATTAAACCAATAAAATTAGTTTTATTTGACTGGTAACCGATATTAGCCCATACTCCAGAGCTATATATCTTCGTATCATTCTCCATTCTATCATACGTCAGGCCCCCTGCAATTTCGCTGTAAAATCCTATTCGATTTAACTCGATATCCTTAAGACTTTTTCTTAAATCCTTTAAGTGTTGACTTTTAATTAGATCAAATAATTCTAGAGATCGACTATTCAGTTTTTGATTCAAAGTTTCCCATTCATTTTCTAGATCTGTACGCTTTTGGGAATCTGTCTCAATAGAAATTTGTTCTGCAACCGCGTCCATTTTTGATTGTATCTCGAGTGATTTCAAATCGTTATTCGAGGCTTCTGTAACAAGTCTATTGACTTCAGTATTATAATTTGCAAGCTTTTTGAAGTAATTATCTTCAATATCGGAATCAATGTTTCCTCTTATCAAGGAAAATTTCATTCCTATACCAATCCTCTGATCAAAGTTGTCTGACGGCAAAGAGTCTGATACTCCCACAGATATTTGCAAAGACTGCAGAATATTGTCCCGTATTCTATCCATTCCACCAGCACTGTATTTTGAATAACTGACATGTTTGGTGTTAAATACCCAAAAAGGATTAACTGTAAGGAAAAAATTATCTGGAATTGAAGTCAAATTCCCTGTAGCATTTTGAATTGCAGTTGTTAAATCAGAGGCGCTACCAGGAGATTCGATATCAGTAGGACTTACCCCCATAAGAATAAAAGCAGGAGATGTAGGCATCTCAGGGAAGTCTAACTCCAAATCTTCTTGTTGACAGAATGCTTGGCAATTCAACAATAAAATGAATTTAATTACGAGCAGCCTTCTCATTAAAAAATATTTAAATCAGTAAAAATATCAAAGATGTCTCCTGCTTCAGAAGCAGTTGTATTTACTGTTCTCTTTGTCATGTTACCATCATGTTCTATTCGATGTTCAACCCGAATATCATCAGTATTTTCATTTTTATCCTGAACACTTGTATGAATCCGGACCTTTCTTTTTTTTAGGGTTTTGCCATGGATTGAATAGGAAAAATCTCCTTTTTCCTGAGAAAGAAACTCTCCATCAAGGTAGATACTTGTAGTTGATGGTTGAGCATAGACTTGAATTGTTATTGTAATTTCTTCAGTATCAATAATAATTAATTTGTTATCAAACAGTGCGGGCATTAGGAATTTGGTTTTAGGTCATCAATAAATCTAAGTTGTAACGGATATTTCCAATAAACAATACCCATTTTTGGGTATTTTCAGAAGACGGAATAATTATTTCAAGAACATATTATGTTATTCTAATAATATTAATCCTGTTGAAAATACTTAACTATGATTTTTTGATTACTTATAGTTATTACAATAGAAAATACTCTTCATCTTTTTTGCCCAAGCTATGTTAACATAATGCAAACATTATATAACAAAACAGGCTTTGTTGCTGCCTGAACGGCGTATTCTTCGATCTGTTTGTTACATAATGATATTATGTTAACTAGCAGAGCTGGACAACTTTAGGTCTACATCTGATCTTGGCAATTCGGTTACGACACTCCGAAGCTTGTTATATAATTCGACATTATTTTTTAAATAGCCGCTGCGCCATCGCTGGCAGCTAGTCCACCGATCGCTTGATGGCACAGCGACTATTAAATGATTCTAGCTGTTCCAGATATTATCTCTACATCTTTGGATGAATCTACAGCGATCCTGTGGCCTTGCTGGCTTACCCGCGCCTCCCAGACCTCTGCGACAATAAATGTCTCGTCCTAAAATAAGTTTACAGGTTTTACATATAGTCCTATCAATAATTTACAATTTTCGATAGTCCTGAATAAGGTTTACAGTTCGTCTTTTTTTCCAAATGTTTTCAACGTTTATCGAAGGGTTTTCATGAACCTGGTTCGGAGTTAGATTCCCCAGGCTCATATGTGGTCTTTCATCATTGTATACTTCTATGACTCGATCTAGTAGCTGCTTAGCCACATGAAGCGTATTGACTTCATAGCCATCCAGATATTCATTCTTAATAATTCCATTTACTCTTTCAGCGATCGCATTCTCCAAAGGATCTCCATTTTCAGTCATAGATATGATAATTCCGTGCTTCTTAAGCAGAGAAACATAGACACTTGAACAGTATTGAATACCTCGATCTGAATGATGGATCAATCGGCCTATTGGACCCTTAGTGTTTTCAAGAGCCATTTTCAAAGCATGAAGCGTTTCTATTGATTCCAATATCTCAGCAACTTGATATCCTACGATCTTTCTTGAGTATGCATCAGTGATCAGACTGATATACAAATACCCAGCATCGGTCTTCCAGTAAGTAATATCACTCACCCAAAGTTGATTAGACGCTCTAGGTATAAAGCCTCTGATATGGTTTGGATACTTACGTAGCCAATGGAAAGATTGAGTCGTATAGACTCGCCGCTTTCTTCGCTTAACTAGCAGATTATGAGTAGCTAAGACGTTAAATAGTGCATCTCTACCCATTTTGATCTGATGCTCTAGCATGAACGGCTCCAGTAATTCGTAGAGCTTCCCACCACCCATTCGACGATGAACTTGACGGATTCTAAGAACTTCTCTAATGATCAATTCTTCCTCAAATGAAGTCGTCTCTTGTTGCCAGTAGTACTGGTAATAGGATTGCCTGGTCACACCAAATAATTGACACAATCGTCCCAGGGAAACACGAGTATGTCTTTCTTTTAATGAACTGATTATTTGGTATCGGACTTTTTTCTAATAGGTATTTTGAAGGTCTTCTCAGCTAACTCGATCATCGATCTATAGCCTTCTTCTCTCAGCTTTGAATCTTCCAGTTGTTTTTCCAACTGTTTAATTCTAGCCAGTATTTCAGTCTTGTCAAAATCTTCCGAACCACCCATAGCAGCATAATTGATCGGTTGACTAAAGATAGGCCTTCTTCTAGGTTCATCATCGATGTAACCGTACATTCTCATCCATGCAAGTAAAGCTCCATGCTCCTCTGGTTTACCAGTGTATTTATACCAAATCTCTTGTTTAGTATAGCCTCCTGCCAAGTACTCTTGTATGATTTTGTGCCGTTCAGCGACTCCTATGTCCGCTCCATTCCTGGTTTTTCTAATCTTGTTTTCATCCATTTCGGTTTATCACAATTGTGTAAACCTATTTCAGGACAAGACAATCGCTGATGGCACAGCGACTATTTTTTGATTCTCTGTGCTCCAGATATTATCTATACACCTTTCAATTATTCTACAGCGATCCTGTGGCCTTGCTGTCTCTCGCCACTCAGCCCTGTCCTTACCCGCTGTTCGGCTTAGGCCGAATTTGGGACCTACAAAAGATCAGGCAGTTGTTCGTGTCAATGGTCTGTTGTTCAAATCTTAAATCCCGAATTCTACTTCGAAATTCTGATGTTCTATTTTTCAATAGCTATATCATCGATCAAGAATTCTTTAAATACGCGATTCTCAGACGTTAGGATTTTTGATCATTTTTAAGGCCTCATCATTGGCTTAGACTTTCAATGAATTTAGCAGGCTTTCTATGAGTTTGGTACTATAAGTTTTTGTGATTCCTGGATTCTATTAGTTTTCTGAAATTCCAATAGTTACTTAGTTGTCTTATATAATGTTATACCTACATGGCCTTGTGCCGGCCAGGCAAATACTTTTGGCATTGCCCCAAAAGTATTCAAAAACGCTAGCCAAAATCAAGCTTCCACACACAGGCTAACACACCCCCGCGATTTTGGCTGGCCAACGCTCGGGGTACTTCTAAAATTATTTATTAAACGACAATTATATATTTACATCACTCGCTTGAATAGTCTGTCAAATTGTTATGTATGGAATGATTGGCTTCACAGGCTCTGATTTTTTCTTCAATAATGTCAAGTTGCTCTGGTGAAAATTTGTGTCTTTGATAAAGTGAATTCTTTATTTTCTCCATCCTGTTTCTTATCATTTGATCCGGGGCAAGTTTGTATCCCCAAATATTGTAGGAAAAGTTTACGATGAATACTATCGTAAGTCCATAAATCCACGTAAACGGTTCAACTAAATCCCATGTATAAACATTGATAAGAATTATCCAAGAACTGATTGCAAGAAGATTTAATACGAAATAAATAACCGAGTATTTCGATGCTTTTCTAATCGCCAACCTATCAAGTTCAACTTTCAGTCCCTTCAATAGGCTTTGTTCTAGTTTCAATGCTGAGATTTCACTAATTAGACTATTAAGATTCGTTCTATTTAGTATGGTTTGAAGATTTAAAATCTTATCTGAAAGATCATCATCTCTTTCATATTTTAAGTCTCCTAGTTCCATGGAAATTTTATCATATAAAGATTTATTTTCAGATTGAATTTTAGTCAGCAGTGATTCAAGTTCATTTGAAATAACCTCTTTTTCAAAATCAGCTACCAGCTTTTCTGACTCATTGATAAAGGTCTTATTCCTTTTTTCCCTATTTATTATTTGACCTATCGCAGATGACTCGAAACCCTTCTCTTCGTAATAGCTAACCAGTTCATTCTTCAAATGAATTGCAAGTAATTCCTTAATAGTATCTCTTCTATTCATTTATTTAGGCTGATTTCGTACTACCAGTAATCCTACTCAGAATTGATTGTATTTCTTCGTTATTTGGAAGATTACCAAAACCTTCTAAAAGCGGTTTGATTTCTATCATTTCAAATGCTCCATCTGGAAGAAATTCCTCCACGCCCATTTGTTCTAATCGTAATAGATGCTCAAGACTTGATGTTACTGAGGTATTGGGAATAGGAACTCTTTCTGTAAACTGGATATTTCGATAAGTTTTGTTGATTCTATGAAGTTCATTTCTAATAACAGTTAAATACTCTCTCCTATTTTCGCCATAGACTTTAATGGAAATGGATCTATCTGCAATATCAGATCGAATCAATGCAGTTGACGCAAATGTTTTGCTAGATATACACAATCCTAAGCGCCAACATAATTTATCTTTTATCTCTTCATAGAACGCGATTATCATTCTGTGAATTACGGAATTAGGTAAAAATTCATACTTAACCAAAAGGCTAATAGAGTTTTCCTGTTCAATTTCTAGCGCAGGTTCCTGCATTGTTAATTGGGAGGGAATCATGATTAACTCTTTATTAATCATTAAAGCAATCTCAAAATCATTAAGAATTCGAATAAGAAATTGATTTACGAGAGTCTCTTCTCCTTTTAAAATTTCAGGTATCTGAGACACTCTTATTACACCGTTATGACTATATACTTCTCTCGAAAGAATAATGTCATAAATCTTTTGTGTCAACCAAATAGGGTTTAATACAATGATTGGGTGTAAACTAATACTCTTGGAATAAATAACTACTCCTAAATCATGCAAAAAGGAAAGAAGTGCGTATTGCTCCGATGAAGAGAATAGAGCATGTTTTTTACATATTTCCTGATAACTATAGATGTTTGTATAGTTATCATATTCCGCAAGAGATTCGATTTCCATTTTAACAAAACTCCATTTTCGAGGCAGAGATAAGTCTTTAGATGGAGATTGTTCGTAGAGTTCAATTATCTTTTCTCGTAATTGAGAAATTCCTTCACCAGTTAGGCAAGAAGTTCGTATGAAAGTTGAAATATTTTTATACTTAGATTGAAGATATCTCCGATTCACCTCAAATGAAGAATATAAATCCACTTTATTCAAGACCACAATGATTGGAGAATCTCCTCCATAAAATTGGATGAGATTTAGCCAGTGTTCTGAATCTTCTTCCTTTCTTCCATCTAGCACTAAAATGTATATACTCCGTTGACTTAAAAATAACTCATGCGTCGAATGCATAATTTCCTGACCCCCAAAATCCCAAACTTTCAAGTTGACACCTTGATCTGCATCTGTCTTATCAATAACCCAATTGTTTCTGGTTATACCATGGGTAGCAAATCCATTCGGATCAAATGGTTGATCCATTAGCCTTTTAAGTATAGACGTTTTACCACTAGCCTCACTTCCCAATAAGATTAACTTAATTGCGGAGTTTAAATTATCGGTTTCAACACCGGATTCATCGAGCGTCTTAAAAAACGCGTTTATTGCGTTTAGTCCAAAGTTAGCTATTTCAATTGGTGGAAACTGGATTTTATTTTCTTCACAATTCAACGTTTTTAACATACTTAGATTCTTCAGTGGCTCTAAGTTGCGAATTCTATTATTTCGAAGATTGAGCGATTTTAAGTTGTGTAAAAACGCTAATGGCCCAATATTTTCTACTTCATTTTGACTCAAGTTTAATTTCGTCAACTTAGTTAGGTTCTTCAAAGATTGAATATCACTTATTTTATTGACCGAAACATCAAGACTTTGAAGGTCTACTAATTCTGAGATCGCGTTTAAATTCTCTACTAGATTACCATTGATATTTAACTCTACAAGATTTGAAAATTTTGATAATAGCGTTAAATCAGTAATGCGATTTTGGCTTAAATCAATGCTCTTTAAAAACGGTAATTCTACTAGCTCTTCAGGAATTTGTGAGATAGAAAGGCCCGAGAGATCTATTTTGCCTGATTTCTCAAGTCTTTCTTTATTAATAAGGTTGGTTAAAAAAGTATCTTCATGCTTCATTATTCTTCTCGTTTTGGGAAGTAGGAAACTTTTGCAAACTCAGTTGAATGTAACTTATATAATCAATTGTACAATACCCATAGAATAAAATCACTTCTAATGTAATCTTATTTTTCAGTATCCAGCTTAAGGTTTGAACATATTTCTTTTAACACAACGCATGGATCTACATCAATGGCTAAGGCAACCAAGTACAATTCATCTACTCTCAGCTTTGTGTTTGGGTTATTTGATAGTTCACTTAGTCTTGTTTTACTTATTCCAGTCTTTCTTGATACATCTGATCGATTAACAGATTTTTTAGATAGAAAGAGGCCTAGTTCAGTCATAATTATCCGGTTTCTGGACAATAAAATTAGTTAAGCAGGAAATCTATTCCGATTTTCTGAACACACACTTTGATGATTGTCTTATAATATGTATTATTGTTCCGTATTTCGGAAAATTATATCAGAAATTCTGACACAATATCTAAAGTTATGCTAATAGAAAAAATAGAAACCTCCCTCCTAACTGAAGAAATGATCCATGATTGCGACGCCTTCTTTCAGTACATAGTTATCAAAAGACTTTCAAGAGGATTGAGAAATCAGATGATATTTTACCTTCTAAACCAGGAGGTTCCATTCCCTGATCATAAAGAGTTTCTGGAAGATTTGAGACACACCTTTGATTTCCTTGATCGCATTTCTGATCAGCATTTACAAATCGATCTAGTGGATTAAATTCAGTCAGTAAACCAATCTTCAATAGTCGGAATATCGTCGATTTGGTCCCTTGGATTCAAGTATGAGTACGATGGAGTATGAATTTCTCTCAAATATTTTAATAGTTCGTTAGGGATAAAGTCATGTAATAACTGATTTATATCATGAGAAAATTGCCCGTTCTTTTCGACATGACTATCAATATCCAACTCGATTCTCCGGTCTTCACCTGGAGATTTTTCTTGCATATTTAGTACTCTATTGACAAGAGCATATTTTATTGCACTCGTACTATCAGCTTGATTAGCATTAAGATAGTAAGCAGCCCCTTCGTTAAGCATATAAAACCTTATTTCTGGGTTTATCTCTACGAAACTCTCTTCTCCTAGTTTTTGGTTCTTGTGATCCACATTACTAACAAGTTCCCACCAACTATCTCGCATCATTCTAAGCTTTTTCCGCTTTTCTGGATTTCCTAGAAATAGATCATTACAATCTTCACAAAGGGAAATTAGATTGTCAGATGATTTCAATCCATACCCTTCAAGGTCGAAAACAAAGGTTGTATCCAACTTACATACACAACACCGAAATGCTGATTTAATCAAACATTCATTTCTATGAAGCCCCTTCAATTTGATTTGTATTTGTCATAATTATTTTGAATTCCCCCTTCGTATATCTCTACCCCAAGAGGGACGATATTTGTTTGTGGTCGAATTAGTCGGAAATCCCCAACTGGCATCCTCATTTCTTTGAGGTATCTGGAAAGAAATTTTCCAATAAAGTGAAATTGTAATTCAAACATATCGTGATCAAACTCGCCTTCACCTGTTCGATGACCTTCGATTTCTTAATGTAAAATCCTATCATAAAATGGTTTTTGAACTTGTGCATGTTGGATCAATTCGAATATTTGAGAGGCCGCTTCCGTGAAAAATTCATTTTCATAAACAACATGATACAATCTAGCCACTTTATCTTTCATTAAATTTCTGTGAGAAGGGTCTAATGAAATCCCCTCAAAATAGACAAGATCACCAGTCCCGTATGCAAGCTCACTCTTTGCTTTTATCAATGTCCACCAATGATTTCTTAATGCTCTTAGTTTCTTTCTTTTCCTTGGATTCCCACCAAATAGATCATGACAACTCGAACAAAGAGGTGCGGCATTGTCAAGTCCATCCGATCCATTTTCTGATTGAGGAATAATATGGTGAACTTCTGCAGCTAGGTCCTTACATATGCAACATCTGAATGCGAAGAATTCTAAAGCTTCCTTCTTCGTGATTTCTTTAAAAGCCATTTTAAAATGTGAGGATCATACTGACAATTACTTCAAATCTCTGCTTAATCATGTGTTAGTAAATTACTATGGATCATAACTGTTATATCTTAGAACGGTTATATTCTTCTCGGAAATTAGACATGCTCATTATCAAAAAAAAAAATGTGAATAATAATCCAAATCACAACGAAAAGCATAACGGTTGGCTTCCTTTCTAGGGATTCAACAATCTGTTTACCCCACAGGTAAGAAGCTCCCAGCGATAACATATAAATAGTTATATACACAAATAGACCCTTGATTATACTTCCATAAGCGTAGAAACTATTTCTAATTGAAATAATAAACAACTGCGGAATAATTGGAACAAAAATTTGAATCACTAAGGCAGCCATTTGTATTCTTAGTACTATACCATCCAAAATTGAATCAGCGTATTCATATTTTAACTTAGCAAGTTCCAAGCTGCCCAAACCTATAAGAGCAACCATTAGCCAGAAAGTAACTTTTCGTAGATTTTTAACTTCAATCTTTCTCCTAAGGTATTGTACGGATTTATAGAGAAATTGAATCAAAGTAGCAATAACGGCTAATCTTGCCAGATATTGATCTATTAATTCAATTATCAATTCCATTTTCAGACAAATAGTTTGAGTTTTCAAATCACTGAATGACCGATTATTCAGCCTTGCTATCTTCTATTTGATCTATGTCTTTCATGATTTGCTTAAATTCTTTTCTATAATTACGTAAAACCTCATTTTTATAAAAAGGATGTTTCTCGACATCTTCAATGGATTTTTCGAATAAATCAATAGCATTTTCTCTATGTTCCAGAAGACTATGATTATTTATTGAATCCTTCATCGATTTATTCTTACTTTTCAGTTTTTCTCGAAGCTGCTTTACCATTTCATGTAATTCTTCCATATTAGTATGTTTTTGATTATGATTAAGTTATTTGGAATTTAATACTTTTCTACTTCATTCAAAACTTTAATAATGCTGGTGCACTGTTTTGAAGGCTTCCCTGACTTTATTGTCCTCCCCTAGTTCGCTTGGCCTTTTGGACAAAAAATTAAGGCCTTCACGAACTACCTAAGCTATTTAACATAACGCAAACATTATATAACAAAACAGGCTATTATGCTGCCTGAACGGCGTATTCTTCGATCTGTTTGTTACATAATGATATTATGTTAACCGCCCGGCGGCCCGGCAGCAAAGCTGGACGACTTTAGGGCTACATCTGATCCTGGCAATTCGGTCACGACTCTCGGAAGCTTGTTATATAATTCGACATTATCTCAGGCAAGTTATCGATTGGGAGCTACTTTAAAAGTTCCCGTGCCTAACTTCTGTGATATTTTCATCAAATCGCTTGACAACTAAGCGCTCCATTTTGTATCATTACTTCAACATTTATATAACCAAATTAGACCCTTTTATTATGGCAAATTCTCGAAGCTTTGGCGGTGTTTCCGCGGCTACTTGGGATTGTGTGAAATCCACTAGCAAAAGTCAACATGGTACTGTTTATGCTCCGGATGGCGCGTCTGAAGGGACCGCTACAACCGACACAGTGGTTGGCACCATCGTACTCCATTTCGAATATGATGGCCCTAAAGACACGGTAACCTATACCATTAAAAGCAAGCCCTTCCTTGTGTCGCCTTCTCAAATTTGGGATGGGATTCAGGATACGATCGATGGTTGCAACTAGCCAAATAAGATTATCGATATGGTGTCAGGCGTTACTATAGTATGCGCCTGGCCTTTTAATACTATACCATCCATATTTTCTTTATCCCCCCTTGAATGGCTTTCTTGTCTCTTGTTATACGAATAATCTAACTCATCTGATTCGATACCAACTTGTGGTATAACCCTTCTTCATTCTCGATAAGGTCCTGATGCTCTCCGTATTGAACTACTTCACCTTTGTCCAGGACGACAAGTTTGTCAGCTTGTGCAATCGTTGAATATCGATGGGCAATGATGATCGTGGTACGTCCTTCCATCAATTTGTTCAATGCATCCTGCACCAATAGTTCACTTTCTGAGTCCAGTGCGCTAGTAGCTTCATCTAGTATGAGTATCCTCGGATCTTTGATCAATGCCCTGGCAATGGCAATCCGTTGTTTTTGTCCCCCTGAAAGCTGAACACCTTTTTCACCAACTGGTGTGTTGTACCCACCAGGGAAATTTAAGATGAAATCATGTGCATTGGCTTGTGTGGCAGCGTGCTGGATTTTGTCCATTGCATCGAGTG of the Cytophagales bacterium genome contains:
- a CDS encoding helix-turn-helix transcriptional regulator, whose protein sequence is MTELGLFLSKKSVNRSDVSRKTGISKTRLSELSNNPNTKLRVDELYLVALAIDVDPCVVLKEICSNLKLDTEK
- a CDS encoding COR domain-containing protein; the protein is MKHEDTFLTNLINKERLEKSGKIDLSGLSISQIPEELVELPFLKSIDLSQNRITDLTLLSKFSNLVELNINGNLVENLNAISELVDLQSLDVSVNKISDIQSLKNLTKLTKLNLSQNEVENIGPLAFLHNLKSLNLRNNRIRNLEPLKNLSMLKTLNCEENKIQFPPIEIANFGLNAINAFFKTLDESGVETDNLNSAIKLILLGSEASGKTSILKRLMDQPFDPNGFATHGITRNNWVIDKTDADQGVNLKVWDFGGQEIMHSTHELFLSQRSIYILVLDGRKEEDSEHWLNLIQFYGGDSPIIVVLNKVDLYSSFEVNRRYLQSKYKNISTFIRTSCLTGEGISQLREKIIELYEQSPSKDLSLPRKWSFVKMEIESLAEYDNYTNIYSYQEICKKHALFSSSEQYALLSFLHDLGVVIYSKSISLHPIIVLNPIWLTQKIYDIILSREVYSHNGVIRVSQIPEILKGEETLVNQFLIRILNDFEIALMINKELIMIPSQLTMQEPALEIEQENSISLLVKYEFLPNSVIHRMIIAFYEEIKDKLCWRLGLCISSKTFASTALIRSDIADRSISIKVYGENRREYLTVIRNELHRINKTYRNIQFTERVPIPNTSVTSSLEHLLRLEQMGVEEFLPDGAFEMIEIKPLLEGFGNLPNNEEIQSILSRITGSTKSA
- a CDS encoding HNH endonuclease signature motif containing protein; this encodes MAFKEITKKEALEFFAFRCCICKDLAAEVHHIIPQSENGSDGLDNAAPLCSSCHDLFGGNPRKRKKLRALRNHWWTLIKAKSELAYGTGDLVYFEGISLDPSHRNLMKDKVARLYHVVYENEFFTEAASQIFELIQHAQVQKPFYDRILH
- a CDS encoding IS3 family transposase, yielding MCQLFGVTRQSYYQYYWQQETTSFEEELIIREVLRIRQVHRRMGGGKLYELLEPFMLEHQIKMGRDALFNVLATHNLLVKRRKRRVYTTQSFHWLRKYPNHIRGFIPRASNQLWVSDITYWKTDAGYLYISLITDAYSRKIVGYQVAEILESIETLHALKMALENTKGPIGRLIHHSDRGIQYCSSVYVSLLKKHGIIISMTENGDPLENAIAERVNGIIKNEYLDGYEVNTLHVAKQLLDRVIEVYNDERPHMSLGNLTPNQVHENPSINVENIWKKRRTVNLIQDYRKL